Proteins found in one Candidatus Tisiphia endosymbiont of Beris chalybata genomic segment:
- a CDS encoding Npt1/Npt2 family nucleotide transporter → MLPLKSIFSKLQEIIWPIEKEELKLFVPMALMMLCILFNFGALRSVKDGLVIPSIGAEVISFLKLWLVLPSSIIFTIIYVRLSNQISFEYIFYIIISSFLLFFLIFAYIIYPNQEYYHPTNEQVEHLIYLYPNFRWFIKIIGKWSYAIMYICSELWSAVVINLMFWQFANNIFDTNKAKRFYPILGMVGNIGLVLAGNLLVIFSDIAGVMDPELLMIHPPQYQSEMMLKPIIAIIVLAGVASMLLFRLINYIILNDEVLKHDFQTVKIQARTSLSLIASVKMVMKSKYMGHIALLIVCYGLLINIVEGPWKAKVSELNPNTLDYINFMGRFNIWMGITCVTFMIVGSNVIRKFTWLVAALLTPLMFSITGLSFFIFVIFSEDIDFGIQDFNPIYAAVIIGGIQNVLSKSTKYSLFDSTKEMAYIPLPLELRTKGKAAVEVIGTKFGKSLGAFIQSFIFIIMPTATFDSIVSYLLIIFIIIVCLWLWNIMHLNREYIKLCN, encoded by the coding sequence ATGTTACCATTGAAAAGTATTTTTTCTAAGCTGCAAGAAATTATTTGGCCAATAGAAAAAGAGGAATTGAAGCTTTTTGTACCTATGGCATTAATGATGTTATGCATTCTCTTTAATTTTGGAGCATTAAGATCCGTTAAAGATGGGCTGGTCATTCCTTCAATTGGAGCAGAAGTAATCAGTTTTTTAAAGCTGTGGTTGGTTTTGCCATCTTCTATTATATTTACTATAATATATGTAAGGCTTAGTAACCAGATAAGCTTCGAATATATTTTTTATATAATTATTTCCAGTTTTTTGCTTTTTTTCCTAATATTTGCTTATATAATTTACCCTAATCAAGAATATTATCATCCAACAAATGAACAAGTAGAACATTTAATATATTTATACCCCAATTTTAGATGGTTTATCAAAATCATTGGTAAGTGGAGTTACGCTATTATGTATATTTGTTCAGAACTATGGAGCGCTGTGGTTATTAACTTAATGTTTTGGCAATTTGCCAATAACATTTTTGATACCAATAAAGCCAAGCGCTTTTATCCAATTTTAGGAATGGTAGGTAATATTGGCTTGGTTTTAGCCGGTAATTTATTAGTAATTTTTTCTGATATAGCTGGGGTAATGGATCCTGAACTTTTAATGATTCACCCTCCACAATATCAATCTGAAATGATGCTAAAGCCTATTATTGCTATAATAGTGCTGGCTGGCGTGGCTTCAATGCTTTTATTTAGGTTAATCAATTATATCATTTTAAATGACGAAGTGTTAAAACATGATTTTCAAACCGTCAAAATACAAGCAAGGACTTCTTTGTCTCTTATAGCAAGTGTTAAAATGGTGATGAAATCAAAATATATGGGGCATATCGCTTTATTAATAGTGTGTTATGGATTATTAATTAATATCGTAGAAGGGCCGTGGAAGGCTAAGGTAAGTGAGCTTAATCCTAACACTTTAGATTATATCAATTTTATGGGCAGATTTAATATCTGGATGGGAATAACTTGCGTTACTTTTATGATAGTTGGCAGCAATGTTATTAGGAAATTTACCTGGCTAGTAGCAGCATTACTGACTCCCTTAATGTTTTCTATTACTGGCTTATCTTTCTTTATTTTTGTTATTTTTTCGGAAGATATAGATTTCGGTATTCAAGACTTTAACCCTATTTACGCTGCTGTGATCATTGGGGGAATACAAAATGTTTTAAGCAAATCCACCAAATATTCATTGTTTGATTCCACTAAAGAAATGGCATATATTCCATTACCACTGGAGCTCCGTACCAAAGGCAAAGCGGCAGTTGAAGTTATTGGTACTAAATTTGGTAAATCTTTAGGTGCGTTTATCCAATCATTTATTTTTATAATAATGCCAACCGCAACATTTGATTCAATAGTCTCTTATTTATTAATAATTTTTATTATTATAGTTTGCCTATGGTTATGGAATATAATGCACTTAAACAGGGAATATATAAAATTATGCAACTAA
- a CDS encoding ribonucleotide-diphosphate reductase subunit beta, with the protein MSLLDASPIYKPFSYVWAYEAWHTQQKIHWLPEEVPLADDIKDWKYNLTPGEKHLLTQIFRFFTQADIEVNNCYMKHYSRVFKPTEVLMMLSAFSNMETIHIAAYSHLLDTVGMPEIEYQAFLKYKEMKDKYDYMQRFGVETKKDIAITLAVFGAFTEGLQLFASFAILLNFPRFNKMKGMGQIITWSVRDETLHTDSIITLFKTFIRENPEIWTEELRSHLYEACATIVHFEDAFIELAFEVGDIQGLTAREVRQYIRYIADRRLMQLGLKEIYLVDHNPLPWLDTMLNGVEHTNFFENRVTEYTKAATTGTWDEIFIKMDSLKKKHNASL; encoded by the coding sequence ATGTCTTTACTTGACGCCAGTCCAATTTATAAACCCTTTTCTTATGTATGGGCATATGAAGCATGGCATACTCAACAAAAAATTCACTGGCTACCTGAAGAAGTACCATTAGCTGATGATATCAAAGATTGGAAATATAATCTCACCCCGGGGGAAAAGCATTTACTAACCCAAATATTTCGATTTTTCACGCAGGCTGATATCGAAGTAAATAACTGCTACATGAAACATTATTCGCGAGTATTTAAGCCCACAGAAGTGTTAATGATGCTCTCAGCTTTCTCAAATATGGAGACAATTCATATTGCTGCTTATTCTCATTTACTTGATACTGTAGGGATGCCAGAAATTGAGTATCAAGCATTCCTTAAATATAAAGAAATGAAAGACAAATATGACTATATGCAACGTTTTGGAGTGGAAACTAAGAAAGATATCGCGATAACTTTAGCGGTATTTGGAGCATTTACTGAAGGCTTACAATTATTTGCTTCTTTTGCTATTTTACTTAATTTCCCTCGTTTCAACAAAATGAAAGGAATGGGGCAGATAATTACTTGGTCAGTACGCGATGAGACGCTGCATACCGACTCTATCATAACTTTATTTAAGACCTTTATTAGAGAAAATCCTGAAATTTGGACTGAAGAATTACGAAGCCACCTTTATGAAGCGTGTGCGACTATAGTGCATTTTGAAGACGCTTTTATAGAGCTAGCATTCGAAGTAGGAGATATTCAAGGTTTGACCGCTAGAGAGGTAAGGCAATATATACGTTATATAGCAGATCGTCGGTTAATGCAGCTAGGGTTAAAAGAAATATACTTAGTAGATCATAATCCACTACCCTGGCTTGATACAATGTTAAACGGCGTAGAACATACTAATTTCTTTGAGAACAGGGTGACTGAATACACTAAAGCAGCAACTACCGGAACTTGGGATGAAATATTTATTAAGATGGATTCTCTTAAAAAAAAGCATAATGCCTCTTTATAA
- a CDS encoding ribonucleoside-diphosphate reductase subunit alpha, whose translation MSTYAKATFHIKVDTKRDALLTNFGKAVLKDRYLLEGEDFQDLFARVASYYADDEAHAELLYNYISKVWFMPATPILSNGGTNRGLPISCFLNETDDSLESIVDLWTENVWLASRGGGIGSYWGNVRSINEKIHGKGNSSGIVPFIKVVDSMTLAISQGSIRRGSAAIYLPINHPEIEEFIDLRRHTGGDTNRKALNIHHGIALTDAFMRAVEEGEDFSLISPATGEVISTVKARDLWVKLLTTRIETGEPYIIFIDTINKYIPLHHQQLGLQVKTSNLCSEITLPTGKDHLGVNRTAVCCLSSVNLEHFEEWKNDQQFIPAIMRFLDNVLEDFITKAPSSMARAKYSAMRERSIGLGVMGFHSFLQSKDVPIESVMAKVWNKQIFAHIQQEADRASEILAKERGPCPDAAEVGSQERFSNKTAIAPTASISIIAGNSSPGIEPYAANSFVHKTLTGSFNVRNKYLEKILNSKGFNNEQVWSSIATHEGSVQHLTFLSAHEKEVFKTAYEIDQNWLIDLAADRTPYISQAQSLNIFLAGNVSKIYLHHIHFTAWKKGIKSLYYCRSTSIQRADKVSHNIIKVDFADIEMANKQNNEVSNSTNYDECLACQ comes from the coding sequence ATGTCCACCTACGCAAAAGCTACGTTTCATATAAAAGTTGATACAAAACGTGATGCATTACTTACTAATTTTGGTAAAGCTGTTCTAAAAGATAGATATTTATTAGAAGGGGAAGATTTCCAAGATTTATTTGCTCGGGTTGCCAGCTACTATGCAGATGATGAAGCGCATGCAGAGTTATTATATAATTATATCAGTAAAGTGTGGTTTATGCCTGCAACTCCAATTCTTAGTAATGGAGGTACCAATAGAGGGCTGCCTATTTCTTGTTTTTTAAATGAAACAGATGATAGTTTAGAAAGCATCGTAGATCTATGGACTGAAAATGTTTGGCTAGCATCTCGAGGTGGAGGCATAGGCAGCTACTGGGGAAATGTCCGCTCAATTAATGAAAAAATACATGGTAAAGGTAATTCTTCTGGGATTGTACCGTTTATTAAAGTAGTAGATTCTATGACGCTTGCTATTTCTCAAGGGTCAATCAGGCGTGGAAGCGCCGCAATATATTTGCCAATTAATCATCCCGAAATTGAAGAATTTATAGATTTAAGGCGCCATACTGGCGGTGATACTAATCGTAAGGCATTAAATATCCATCATGGTATAGCCTTAACTGATGCATTTATGCGAGCCGTTGAAGAGGGAGAAGATTTTTCCTTAATCAGCCCTGCTACTGGCGAAGTTATTAGCACTGTTAAAGCCAGAGATTTGTGGGTTAAATTATTAACAACGCGCATAGAGACAGGAGAACCTTATATTATATTCATTGACACTATCAATAAGTATATACCTTTACATCACCAACAGCTTGGCTTACAAGTAAAAACCTCTAATTTATGTAGTGAAATTACGTTACCTACTGGTAAAGATCATTTAGGTGTTAACAGAACTGCTGTTTGTTGCTTATCCTCTGTCAATCTAGAACATTTTGAAGAATGGAAAAATGATCAACAATTTATTCCAGCGATAATGCGTTTCTTAGACAATGTATTGGAAGATTTTATTACTAAAGCCCCCTCTTCTATGGCACGCGCTAAATACTCAGCGATGCGCGAGAGAAGTATTGGGCTTGGAGTTATGGGTTTCCATTCATTTTTACAATCAAAGGATGTCCCTATAGAATCGGTAATGGCAAAAGTTTGGAATAAACAAATATTTGCACATATTCAGCAAGAAGCGGACCGCGCTTCAGAAATTCTAGCCAAGGAGCGTGGCCCCTGCCCTGACGCCGCCGAAGTAGGAAGTCAAGAACGCTTTAGTAATAAGACAGCTATTGCTCCTACCGCTTCCATATCCATTATTGCTGGTAATAGCTCTCCTGGAATTGAGCCATATGCCGCTAATAGTTTTGTGCACAAAACCCTTACCGGCTCTTTTAATGTACGCAATAAATATTTAGAAAAAATCTTAAACAGTAAGGGGTTTAATAATGAACAAGTGTGGTCATCTATTGCCACTCATGAAGGGTCTGTTCAACATTTAACATTTTTATCTGCCCATGAAAAAGAAGTATTTAAAACAGCTTATGAAATTGATCAAAATTGGCTTATTGATTTGGCAGCCGACAGAACTCCTTATATTTCACAAGCACAGTCCTTAAATATTTTCTTAGCTGGCAATGTAAGTAAAATTTATTTACACCATATCCACTTTACAGCATGGAAGAAAGGAATAAAAAGCCTCTATTACTGTAGGTCAACCTCAATTCAAAGAGCAGATAAAGTATCACATAATATAATAAAAGTAGATTTTGCTGATATTGAAATGGCTAACAAGCAAAATAACGAAGTATCGAATTCAACTAATTATGATGAATGTTTAGCTTGTCAATAG
- the fabD gene encoding ACP S-malonyltransferase has translation MNRAFIFPGQGSQVVGMGEEFYDNFQVARETFETLEYILGKKLNHIIFNGPISDLTLTTNAQPALMAVSIAILNVIKQQTNKKINELCSYVAGHSLGEYTALCAADTIDLPTTIRLLEIRSKSMQEAYNGAGAMAACIGIALPTLEEIIEKVSHIGVCQIANDNIEGQIVISGEARAVEQALIKLKELGYKAIKLNVSSPFHCSLMKSAEEKMAQALKEVSINIPAVPIIQNFTAQIATNPLEIKQNLVQQICGRVRWRETIEKLVNHQIEEIVEIGASKVLTSMLKKTTHKFKLTNISNITELEDFLKIF, from the coding sequence ATGAATAGAGCATTTATCTTTCCAGGTCAAGGGTCTCAGGTAGTTGGGATGGGAGAAGAATTTTATGATAATTTCCAAGTAGCAAGAGAGACATTTGAAACTTTAGAATATATCCTTGGAAAAAAGCTAAATCATATTATTTTCAATGGACCAATCAGTGATTTAACGTTAACTACTAACGCTCAACCTGCACTTATGGCAGTATCTATAGCAATATTAAATGTTATAAAACAACAAACCAATAAGAAGATTAACGAGCTTTGCTCATATGTAGCAGGCCATTCTTTAGGAGAATATACTGCCCTTTGTGCGGCAGACACTATAGACTTACCAACCACAATCAGATTACTAGAAATACGTAGTAAATCTATGCAAGAAGCTTATAATGGCGCAGGAGCAATGGCAGCTTGTATAGGTATTGCTTTGCCTACTCTTGAAGAAATAATAGAAAAGGTAAGCCATATCGGGGTATGCCAAATAGCCAATGATAATATCGAGGGACAGATAGTAATTAGTGGAGAAGCTAGAGCAGTCGAGCAGGCCCTTATTAAATTAAAAGAGCTAGGATATAAAGCAATCAAATTAAATGTTAGCAGCCCTTTTCATTGCAGTTTAATGAAATCCGCAGAGGAGAAAATGGCCCAAGCTTTAAAGGAGGTATCTATTAATATTCCTGCTGTACCTATTATCCAAAATTTTACTGCTCAAATTGCTACTAACCCTCTCGAAATAAAGCAAAATCTAGTCCAACAAATTTGTGGTAGAGTTAGATGGAGAGAGACGATAGAAAAATTAGTAAATCATCAAATAGAAGAAATAGTTGAAATTGGCGCAAGTAAAGTGCTAACAAGTATGCTAAAAAAAACTACGCATAAGTTTAAATTGACTAATATTTCTAATATTACAGAATTAGAAGATTTTTTAAAAATATTCTAG
- a CDS encoding transglycosylase SLT domain-containing protein, whose protein sequence is MMRISKILSIIFISFKLLASETLASEAIKEVFLCLDKKEWQDCESLAAAQGDTVLTKIVLSQKFLDYNYKNNSFEEVIKFIQSNPHWPQVNQLKIIAEKYLDYDTKPSLIVEWFKQHRPATGAGYKFYALASSALIRDTNKIAKIIKEGWAYGTFSYIEESEYLNSFKHILVGKDYVNKIDADLWLGNIENAKKYMHHVKEGYKQNFLAQIAIINKLPASNKLFHKVPKEYYTDGLLFRYLEGKKKEPPTSQDIELFRKVRPNKRRSVEWCRLQSYYAREFIDNKDFLNSYKIISLPIALHEEGKREAEWFSGWLALSFLKKPDLALGHFQEFMKMAKKPLSLSRGQYWLARSYEAQGDKNQAKQFYNQAAKYSYSFYGQLANIELKKNIIILPKHPKSGKNNNNEVVKAIKYLITYNQPNLGLIYAKEAIEKSLKPLEIALITDIISANCSTYHRVEVAKTACQFHTFIKNHAFPTPHMSLVKKSPVETALIYSIIRQESAFNQYAVSTAKARGLMQLIEQTACDTAKAISHKCEINKLTLDPAYNIKLGSNYLKEVLQQFDNSYLLAIISYNAGPRNVNKWIDLFGDPRNLKSLRQIIDWIELIPYSETRNYAQRVLENLQVYRAILSNNTNLKLKADLLPS, encoded by the coding sequence ATTATGAGAATTTCCAAGATACTGTCAATAATTTTCATTAGTTTTAAATTATTAGCATCAGAAACACTAGCATCTGAGGCTATCAAAGAGGTATTTCTCTGCCTTGATAAGAAAGAGTGGCAAGATTGTGAAAGTTTAGCAGCAGCTCAAGGGGATACTGTCTTAACCAAAATTGTTTTATCCCAAAAATTTTTAGATTACAACTATAAAAATAATAGTTTTGAAGAAGTAATAAAATTTATCCAATCTAACCCGCACTGGCCTCAAGTTAATCAACTCAAAATTATTGCAGAAAAATATTTGGATTATGATACTAAACCTTCGTTAATTGTTGAGTGGTTTAAACAACATAGGCCCGCTACTGGCGCTGGATATAAATTTTATGCGCTAGCAAGTAGTGCATTAATACGGGATACAAACAAAATAGCCAAAATTATTAAGGAAGGATGGGCTTATGGTACGTTTTCTTATATAGAAGAAAGTGAATACTTAAATAGTTTTAAACATATTTTAGTAGGAAAAGATTACGTTAATAAGATTGATGCAGATTTGTGGCTAGGAAATATTGAAAATGCTAAAAAATATATGCATCATGTCAAGGAAGGGTATAAACAAAATTTTCTTGCTCAGATTGCCATTATTAATAAATTGCCGGCAAGTAACAAATTGTTTCATAAAGTCCCAAAAGAATATTATACTGATGGGTTATTGTTTAGGTATTTAGAGGGCAAGAAGAAAGAGCCGCCTACTAGTCAAGATATAGAATTATTTCGTAAAGTCAGGCCAAATAAAAGACGTTCGGTAGAATGGTGTCGTTTGCAAAGCTATTATGCTAGAGAATTTATCGATAATAAAGATTTTCTTAATAGTTATAAAATAATTAGCTTGCCTATTGCTTTACATGAAGAAGGAAAAAGAGAAGCAGAGTGGTTTAGTGGTTGGTTAGCCCTTAGCTTTTTAAAAAAACCTGATCTTGCTTTAGGGCATTTTCAAGAATTTATGAAAATGGCAAAAAAACCTTTAAGCTTATCACGCGGCCAATATTGGTTAGCGAGGAGCTATGAAGCTCAAGGAGATAAAAATCAAGCAAAGCAGTTTTATAATCAGGCCGCTAAATATTCCTATAGTTTTTATGGGCAGTTAGCTAATATCGAGCTTAAAAAAAATATTATTATTTTACCTAAACACCCTAAGAGTGGTAAAAATAATAATAATGAAGTAGTAAAAGCAATAAAATATCTCATTACATATAATCAGCCTAATTTAGGGTTAATATACGCTAAAGAAGCTATTGAAAAATCATTGAAGCCTCTTGAAATAGCGCTTATCACTGATATAATCAGCGCTAACTGTAGCACTTATCATAGAGTTGAAGTTGCAAAGACTGCGTGTCAATTTCATACTTTTATAAAAAATCACGCTTTCCCTACCCCCCATATGTCATTGGTAAAAAAATCTCCAGTAGAAACTGCTTTAATATATAGTATAATAAGGCAGGAATCAGCATTTAATCAATATGCAGTAAGTACAGCAAAAGCTAGAGGATTAATGCAGCTTATAGAGCAGACCGCCTGCGATACTGCGAAAGCGATAAGCCATAAATGTGAAATTAATAAGCTAACGTTAGACCCTGCTTATAACATTAAATTAGGTAGTAATTACCTGAAAGAAGTATTACAGCAATTTGATAACTCATATCTTTTAGCTATTATCTCCTATAACGCTGGACCGCGTAATGTTAATAAATGGATTGATTTGTTTGGAGACCCAAGAAATTTAAAAAGCTTACGGCAAATAATTGACTGGATTGAGTTAATACCTTATTCTGAAACTAGAAATTATGCTCAGCGTGTTCTGGAGAATTTGCAAGTTTATAGAGCGATTTTAAGCAATAATACTAACTTGAAGTTAAAAGCAGACCTTTTGCCCTCCTAA
- a CDS encoding cupredoxin domain-containing protein yields the protein MQMKNIFLFSAISILLLLGIIFIIYNKSNKANTSSEIIEVVTVIKNHRFNPDIIHVPKGKKIRLVVHNQDNTVEEFESNDLHREKIIMPNDSINIILAPLAPGKYEFFGDFNQETAQGALIVN from the coding sequence ATGCAGATGAAAAATATTTTCCTGTTTTCTGCTATATCTATTTTGTTATTATTAGGTATTATTTTTATAATTTATAATAAGTCGAATAAAGCTAATACGAGTAGCGAGATAATAGAAGTAGTAACAGTGATAAAGAATCATAGATTTAATCCAGATATTATTCATGTACCTAAGGGTAAAAAAATTCGTTTAGTGGTGCATAACCAGGATAATACAGTAGAAGAGTTTGAAAGTAATGATTTACATCGTGAAAAAATTATTATGCCCAACGACTCTATTAATATAATTCTGGCTCCTTTGGCGCCAGGTAAATATGAGTTTTTTGGAGATTTTAATCAAGAAACAGCACAAGGGGCGCTAATAGTCAATTAA
- a CDS encoding FTR1 family protein: MFKIALVVFRECLEIALLLGIILAVTKQIERSRIYIIAGSMLGIVLAALFAFFASTISVSFSGMGDELFNAAIILVTVVLISWTIIWMQGYGIRIKQHFNDLSEKINSGKTSCIMLVLIVAATILREGMEIIILVYSISSVEVIDGNSYLLGLIIGMISGFLLGITIYLGLIKLTNQQYIFRISSVLLMLIASGFAAEAAGILSSSGIIMVLSDQLWDSSWLVSDRSIYGKFLNIVTGYTARPNGLQVVFYGATIGLINILIQIKTWYIGKKNSYTKVVEGEIE; encoded by the coding sequence ATGTTTAAAATAGCATTAGTAGTATTTAGAGAGTGTTTAGAAATTGCGTTATTACTTGGCATAATACTTGCTGTTACTAAACAAATAGAAAGATCAAGAATTTATATAATAGCTGGAAGTATGTTGGGCATAGTGTTAGCGGCCCTATTTGCTTTTTTTGCCAGTACTATCTCAGTATCATTTAGCGGTATGGGAGATGAATTGTTTAATGCTGCAATTATTTTGGTAACAGTAGTCTTAATTAGTTGGACTATAATATGGATGCAAGGATACGGCATTAGGATAAAACAGCATTTTAATGATTTATCGGAGAAGATTAATAGCGGAAAGACTAGTTGCATAATGTTAGTGCTGATTGTTGCGGCAACAATCTTGCGAGAAGGGATGGAAATTATTATCTTAGTTTATAGTATTTCATCTGTTGAAGTAATAGATGGTAATAGCTATTTACTTGGGCTAATTATCGGGATGATTAGTGGATTCCTCCTTGGCATCACCATATATTTAGGTTTAATAAAATTAACGAACCAACAATACATATTTCGTATATCTTCGGTTCTGCTAATGCTAATTGCTAGCGGTTTTGCCGCAGAAGCAGCAGGTATATTGTCTTCGTCAGGAATTATTATGGTTCTTTCAGATCAACTTTGGGATAGCTCATGGCTTGTTTCGGATAGAAGTATATATGGGAAATTTCTCAATATAGTGACTGGTTATACTGCTAGACCTAATGGTTTACAGGTCGTTTTTTATGGGGCCACTATAGGATTAATTAATATTTTAATACAAATAAAAACTTGGTATATAGGAAAAAAAAATTCTTATACGAAAGTAGTTGAAGGAGAAATAGAATAA
- a CDS encoding septation protein A, translating to MLKFLSEFAPLAAFFTGYFYGGSIESATLYMLITSIVCVTLYYLVESKIPISTLISSGVLLVSATIALISGNSMYIKIKPTILYIIFGIAFFTSARRNKTFMKYMLKHFIQLEDKCWNILSYRTAGFFLFMAVLNELAWRNFAESTWVKFKVFGAIPVTIAFILLQMPFILKNKLPDPIEKDKEN from the coding sequence ATGCTTAAATTTTTATCAGAATTTGCGCCATTAGCTGCTTTTTTTACAGGATATTTTTATGGGGGGAGTATAGAAAGCGCCACCTTGTATATGCTTATTACTTCAATTGTGTGTGTGACTCTCTATTACTTAGTGGAATCTAAAATACCTATCTCTACTTTAATATCGTCAGGAGTACTATTAGTGTCCGCTACTATAGCGTTAATTAGTGGTAATTCTATGTATATAAAAATTAAACCAACTATTTTATATATAATTTTTGGTATTGCCTTTTTCACTAGCGCGCGCCGAAATAAAACTTTTATGAAATATATGCTGAAACATTTTATTCAGTTGGAAGATAAATGTTGGAATATTTTAAGCTATAGAACCGCAGGATTTTTCTTATTTATGGCAGTATTAAATGAGTTGGCTTGGCGCAATTTTGCTGAATCTACCTGGGTAAAATTTAAGGTATTTGGAGCAATACCGGTAACAATAGCCTTTATATTATTACAAATGCCATTTATATTAAAAAATAAATTACCTGATCCTATAGAGAAAGATAAAGAAAACTGA